Genomic DNA from Candidatus Nitronereus thalassa:
TGATGATGGTCCTTATCATGAGCATTGCCGTGGTGCCCTTTGGGGTGTTGGCGGCGTTTTATCTAAAAGAATATGCACGTCAAGGCGCTATCGTGCGAATCGTGCGAATTGCCGTCAACAATCTTGCGGGCGTGCCCTCGATTGTCTTCGGGGTTTTTGGTCTCGGCTTTTTTGTTTATGCAGTGGGTGGAACTATTGACCAATTGTTTTATCCTGAAGCTTTGCCCAATCCGACGTTTGGAACGGGCGGAATTTTGTGGGCTTCGCTGACTCTGGCATTAATGACTGTGCCCGTGGTGATTGTGGCAACGGAAGAAAGTTTATCAGCGGTACCCAGAGAATACCGCGAGGGCTCTTTGGCATTGGGCGCCACAAAGTTTGAAAGCATGTTACGCGTCATTCTCCCCTGTGCCATGCCTGGGATTCTCACGGGTCTGATTTTGGCCGTGGCGCGAGCCACCGGTGAGGTTGCCCCATTAATGTTGACTGGGGTGGTCAAGCTGGCCCCAGCTTTGCCTTTGGATTTTCATTTTCCCTTTTTGCATTTAGATCGAAAATTTATGCATCTTGGGTTTCATATTTATGATGTTGGGTTTCAATCTCCCAACGTGGAGGCGGCAAAACCCATGGTCTACGTTACCACCTTCATTTTGGTGATGGTCGTGATTGCATTAAACATCTCTGCGATTGCATTAAGAAACCACATGAGAAAGAAATTTAAAGGTGCAGCGGTCTAAGAGGTATATGTTTATCCAAATCCTTGTCGTAAAGGATATGAGATGTGATGAGCCCTGTGATTGACAAACCCACTCAAGCTAAGCAAACTCCCGTACGTCCTATTCGTTCAATGGATATAGCCATGGTCCCTTCTCCTGAACCTTTTGATCACCAACTTGACCCCAAAATCGTTGTTGAGGATGTGCATTTTTTCTATGGAGAGAAACAGGCGCTCTTCAAGATTAACTTGGTCATCCCTAAGCACAAAATAACCGCGTTTATTGGGCCTTCAGGTTGTGGGAAATCTACCTTGCTTCGTTGCCTGAATCGGCTCAATGATTTAGTAGAGGGCACGCGGGTTGATGGCCGGATCCTCATGGACGGAATGAATATTTATGATGCCTCGGTGGACATCACCGATCTTCGGACCAAAGTCGGCATGGTCTTTCAGAAAATCAACCCGTTTCCAAAATCGATTTACCAGAATGTGGCCTATGGCCCTCAACTGCATGGCATGCGACGTCGCAGCGATCTGGATGAAATCGTCGAGAAAAGTCTCCAGGGCGCTGGATTATGGGAAGAAGCCAAAGATCGGCTCCACCAAAGTGCGTTGGGACTATCAGGTGGACAACAACAGCGATTATGTATTGCCCGTGCCTTAGCGGTTAATCCGGAAGTGTTGTTGTTGGATGAACCCTGTTCGGCATTAGACCCGATTTCTACGGGGAAAATTGAGGAACTTCTTCATTCCCTAAAGGAACAATTGACCGTGGTGATCGTGACACATAACATGCAGCAGGCATCTCGGGTTTCTGATCTCACAGGCTTTTTCCTTTTGGGAGAACTTATTGAGTACGAGGATACCAAGACAATCTTCACAAATCCGACCGACCGTCGGACTGAAGACTATGTCACTGGACGCTTTGGATAAGAGGCCTGTTGAAAAAGTTTAGCCATAAGATTTGGAGAAGATATTCCTTGCAAAAACGAGATGCGGGCGACGAGATGCGAATTCCAGAGCGAGGAGACCATGCAACGACATTTTGACGAAGAATTAGCCTCCTTAAAGAGCAAAATATTACAGATGGGTTCCATAGTTGAGGAACAAATTCAAGAGGCGTTGCGGGCCTTGGTCGATCGAGATGAAGCTCTCGCTCGCAAGGTGATTGAGAACGATCGACGGGTCAACACGCTGGATGTGGAGATAGACGAGGCCTGCTTGGAATTACTGGCGCTGTATCAACCCGCGGCTCGGGACCTTCGCTTTATTACGACGGCCATGAAAATTTCTACGGAACTCGAGCGCATGAGCGATTTGGCGGAAAATATTTGCGAACGAGCTATCGAACTCAATGAAGAACCGCAGCTTAAACCGTATATCGATATTCCCCGAATGGCTGAAATGGCCATGCGAATGGTGTGGGATGCCCTCGATGCCTTCGTAAAATGGGATTCCGCATTAGCGAGAAAAGTGCTGAAGAATGATGATGCGGTAGACGAACTCACGGAACAACTCTTTCGCGAGCTCCTGTCGTTTATGATTGAGAATCCAAACACCATAACCCGAGCTATTCGTCTTTCCTTTATTTCGAAATACATTGAGCGCATTGCCGACCATGCAACCAATATTGGTGAACTTATTGTCTATATGGTCGAAGGGCGAATTATCCGCCATACCCTCCATTCCCATCCGAAGTAATGCCACTTTCCTTATGCCTTAGTGGTTAATTCCTTTGATTCTAGTCAAGGATACTAGGATGATTTTGAATCATCTGTGAAGGACAACATCCAGAAATTTTCTTTTGGATATCCGAACTGGATATTAACCTGAGAGAGAAAGGGACGGCGTGTTTCCGGAGGCTAGGCTTTGTCTACAGTCCCTTTGCCGCGACAATTGACCATCCATTCCTGGGCGTCCAAAGGGGTCTCATGCTTTTTGGGTTTCAGTCGTTCATAGCCCCCATCAGGAAGCAATCGACGGACTTTCACATTATCTTTCAGGTAAATATTGAGGAGATCGTGCAAGACCATCTCACGAAGTCGTGGGGATTCCACGGGAAACATAATCTCCACCCTGCGGTCCAAATTTCTGGGCATTAAGTCGGCACTTCCTAAAAACACCTCCTCCTGCCCACCGTTGCGAAAATAGTAAATTCTCGCATGTTCAAGAAACCGCCCGACAATGGAGGTAACGGTAATATTATCACTGACCCCTGGAACACCTGGACGTAACCCGCATACTCCTCTCACCTGGAGATCAATCTTTACCCCGGTTTGGGAAGCTCGGTACAAGGCTTGGATACATGCCTTGTCAGCCAGTGCATTCATTTTAAAGACAATATAGCCATCCTGATTGGTCTTATGGCGGTCGATCTCCCGATTAATCCGCTCGAGTAGTTGTTCGCGCATCAGGCGCGGCGCCACGAGAAGCTTGCTGTAACTGTCTTTGCGGGAATAGCCGGTGAGAGCATTAAATAAATCTGAGACATCCGCGCCGACCGCTGGTTGGCAGGTAAAAAAACTCAAGTCGGTGTAAATCCGACTCGTCACCGGGTTGTAATTGCCGGTTCCCAGATGGACATACCGACGAAGGCCATCTTCATCGCGCCGGACAACCAAACACATCTTGGCATGAGTTTTGAGTCCTAAGACTCCATACACAACATGGACGCCTTCGGCTTCGAGCTTTTTGGCCCATTCGATATTGTTTTCTTCATCAAACCGAGCTTTGAGTTCAAACAGCACGGCCACCTGTTTCCCATTTTCTCTGGCTTCCATTAATGCATCGACTATGGGTGATTTTGATCCTACGCGATAGAGCGTTTGCTTGATGGTCAAGACATTGGGGTCCTTGGCGGCCTCACGGAGAAAATCCACGACGGGCATGAAGTTGTCATACGGATGATACAGGAGAACATCATCACGACGGATAGTGGAAAACAGGCTTTCGCTTTTCTGAAGGAGTTCTGGAGTCGCAGGAAGAAATGGGGGAAATTTGAGATCTGGTCGTTCGATCCTCGTTAATTCCATGAGGCTGGATAGCCCGAGTGGAAGGTCCTGGGTATAGACCTGATAGGGAGCTAAACTCAGATTTCTGACCAGCACGTCTCGAATGGAATCCGGCGTTGATTGGTCGATTTCTAAGCGCACTACTGATCCAAAATGTCGCTGATCGATTTGTTCTTCGATGCTTTCCAAAAGATCCGCGGCTTCGTCTTCCTCGATTTCAAAATCCGCATCTCGCGTGATGCGAAACGGATGAGCCGCCATGATTTTTAACCCAGGAAACAGCAGCCCAATATTAGCGGCGACGACCTCTTCCAGCCAGACGAAGTTGTTCGCGGCAAGTTCCGTCAATCCGAGTTGCTCACTTTCTGTGACCATATCTTCATTGGGAATTCGGAGGAGGCGGGGAAAGGTCGTCGGAATCTTGACGCGGGCGAAACATTCACCCCGTTCTGGGTCCTTGGCCACCACGGCTAAATTAAAGCTCAGGTTCGAAATGTGCGGAAACGGATGGGCCGGATCAAAGGCCAAGGGCGTGAGTGTGGGAAAAATTTCCCGAGAAAAGTAGCGCCCCAAAAGCTTTTTCTGCTTTGGCTGGAGTTGACTGTAGCGAAGGACATGGATGTCGCTTAATTCAAGCTTGGGCAGAATGTCGTTTTGCCAACAATGAGAGAACCGGGAGAGCTGGTCCATCAATTCTTGCCGGACTGCCGCGATTTGTTCGGATGGGGTCATGCCGTCGGGAGGAGCCTCGAGGACGCCTCCGGACAACTGTTCCCGAAGACCGGAAATGCGAATCATGAAAAATTCATCGAGGTTGCTGGAAAAGATAGAAAGAAATTTGACCCGTTCCAAGAGGGGGTGTGTAAGATCCTCGGCTTCCTCCAATACCCTGGCGTTGAACTGGAGCCAACTCAACTCGCGGTTGATATAGAGCTTGGGATTACCCAGATCAACTGGATCAGGGACAATCTTTAAATGCGAGGGGGCAGGATTTGTAGGCATAGAGTCAACCTTCATCGCTTCGTTTTCCCTGGTATTATAGTAGGACAAAGGTTTCGATGCGACAAGTGGTTTTGTGATGATGGGTTTTCCAGGTGATTCTTCTTTCCTATCGGTTGATTCGAACCCTTGATTAAGATTCATGATGGTTCCGAAAAGGCCAAACGGCCGCGCTTTTTCAGTTTTTCCCATTCTTGTGGGAATGCGGCTCGAGCCTGCTGACGACGGGAATGTAATCGTGCCACCACTTGGCCCATAACAAAAGCCGATTTGTAGCTGCGGATTCCCGGTAGTAATTCCCGAAGTTGCTTTTCTGCGATGATGGCATCCTGGTGGTCCCCAAGCACCCCTTGTAGGCGTTTGGATTGTTTGATGTAACGTGAGACGGCCTTTTCCATGGTTCGTTGAGCTAATTCCGCGGCGTATCGGGCCCGTTTTGTTCGGATGCGGACACGGTGGAGTTCTTGGTCCGAAGGATTCGATTTCAGTTGTCGCACCATTCGCCGGAGCTTGTTGAATTCTTTGCGGGCAATTTCCTTAAGCGTAACGCCTTCAGTGGTGGACGGCATTGGATGGTGAACCGCCTCTTCCAGATAATTGAGGAGTTTGAGATATCGATCGCTTCGAAGTGCCTCGAGTAAGTGGGCTCGGGCCACAGAACGTTTTGTCTCCAGGGATATGAGGACACGGCAAAAGATTTTCTTTTCTGCTGGGAGTAGGCTGGAAGCTTCAAGCTGAAGATGTGCAAGAAGGACATCATAATCTCGGACTGCTCCAAGAGCCTGCCCTAACCAACCCATTTCGGTTCGCAATGAATTACTCCATTCCGGAAGCAACAAAACCTTGGCCGCTCGGAGGAGCGCTCGAAACTTTCTGGTGCTCACACGCATTCGATGAAGTTCCTCGGGATCCTTTCCGAATCGTGTGCCCGGATCATGCAAAAGAAGTTCTTTTACCTGGTTCTCAATCATGACCTTGAAATGGTCTAGAGGAGGTGCGGAGGCCGCCACGGTAGGGGCTGTGGAATCAGGTTGAATCCCAAGGACTTTTACAATTTTGGGGCGAGGATCGCCTTCTTCCGCCCCTGCGGAACGAAGGAGGGATTTCAAGCGATTCATTTCTTTCTCATTCCCGCCTAGCCGTTCGATTTCGATTTCGGAAAATCTTCCGATGGCTCGGCGGCCGTCCAGGATGGTGACCCGGTCAACCACTATGGTGGCAAGTGGACCCTCCATGGTTTGAGCCCTAATCCCTGATCGCTTCGTCCTCAGTTTTGCGATCACTTCGCAGGGTTCATTCCGCAAAAGGCCAAACAGCAAATCCAGAAAAGGTTCTGGGGGCGTGCCATGGTGACTGGGAATTTCCAGTTCAAGCCGTGACCGTTTATGAGGGAGCTTAAGTTGCCAACGCGTCTTTCGATGGTCCGTTAGGCGGCGAAGGGAAATACCCAACCTCGCGAGTCTATGGCCGGCGGTGTCGAAGTAGGTGGAGGTGAATACCCGAGGGGCGAGAGTATCTCCGGGAATATCCGGCAGTCGAAACCTTGAACCAATATTCAGCTTGATTTCGTGTTCCACCCATTCGCGCAGTTGGTATTCCATACGTGATGTCTCACCGTATATGATCGAATAAAGGCTGAATTTCGGAAAACAAAAATTATAACACGCTCATTTTTCAGAAAAGTGTGAAGTTTTTGTTGTAAGATGGGTTGTACAAGAAGGAATAAGTAGTAGAAAATACGTTACTGTGCTCTCGTAAAGATCTATGTTTGCCCTCCTCGTTGGGATTTCACTATTTTAATTAGTTCAATTGAAGGTGCTTTTTTGAACATGAACTCATTGGATTTAGAAGCCTTGTGTGATCTTGCCGTCGTCGCAGCGCAAGCGCCTGCTTCCCAAATCGTGCAGTGGTTTGAGGCAGACCATTTATCCGTTGAGCGAAAAGGCGATGGATCTCCAGTTACGATTGCCGATCGGGAGGCGGAGAGAACCATTCGTCAAATTTTATCTGATCATTCTCTTGCTTCGTCTTTTGATATTTTAGGGGAAGAGTTTGGCCAAGAAAAACAAGGTGCACGATACAGGTGGTTGATTGATCCGATTGATGGCACACGGTCCTTTGTAAACCGCATTCCTTTATTTGGGACTATCGTGGCTTTGGAAGATTCTATAGAAAAAAAGGTCCTCGTTGGGGTCATACATCTGCCTGTATTACAGCAAACCTATTCCGCGGCCCGCGGCTTAGGTGCGCATTGTGATGGCGTGGCACTTTCGGTTGGGCCCTCCATACCCTTAGGTGAGGCGTTCATCGCTACCGGAGATATCGCACAATTCATCAGCGTGGGATGTGAGAAAACCTATAATACGTTGGCTGAGCATTGTCCGTATTTACGCACGTACACCGATTGCTTTGGTCATGCGCTGGTCGTGAGGGGGGCGGTTTCGGCCATGCTCGACCCTGGATTGAACCCGTGGGATGCGCTGGCGACCCAGGTGTTAGTCGAAGAAGCTGGTGGGCAAATGATCATGCGGCCTTCAACGATTTCCAAAAAAATTGATGTCCTCTTTGGCAGTTCAGACACTGTGGAACAATTGAGAACGCTCGTTGAATTTTAAATCGCAGGCCATGTCCCCAGGCTTTAAGAATCCTACCAATAATATTTTTCTCTTCTTGACGCTTGGCGGGGCCGGGCAGCCATATAAAATGTGGGTATGAAAAGGCTGCCCAGCAGTTAGCGGAGAAGAGTCGTGACGCTCCTCTTTGTAGGCTACACGTGTGGCTATTAGGTTAGCGAAAGTTAACAATGAGGTAAATTTTTAAAAACCGGAGGGCCTTGTTAATAAAAGCTTACTTTAGGCGAAGTACTCACCAATTTGTTTAGATTCTATGATTAATAGCCTCCTCTCACAGTAGTTACCTTTTACAAAACAACTTTCGCTTCCTCTCACTTTCGTGTTCCATAGTATGGCTGTGTTCTCTCTTGGTACGTCTCCAGTGTTGGCGGATGATTTTGGCGAAAACACTGAGACCAGTTGTTTTACTTGAGATGATTTTCCCAGGAAGTAGAATGGGGCCCTGTGGGGGGCAATCTTATTGAGGGTCTCATTTTAACAAATGGTTACATTTTTCTAACAGGATTGTCATATGGTTCCTCTATGTTTTCCTGTTGTGAGTATACGTGACCCACAGCCCTATACCATGCCCTGCCTTCGTCCCATCGGCATCGATGATGTTTTGATTGATCCATTTGCCCAGGAAATTCGCACAAAAGGAAAGGCCATAAAACTCACCAAGATTGAATTTCGTTTGCTGTGGATTCTTGGCTCAAATCCTGATGTGGTGCTTAGCCGTGAGGAAATCTTATGCAAAGTATGGGGAGAAGGAGTTTTTGTAGAACCAAGAACCGTAGATGCTCATATTGCGCGTTTACGTCGGCTTTTGAGGAACGAAACGGAACTTTTTCCTTCTATTGAAACCGTGTGGGGGATCGGGTACTGTTTTAGAATGAAAAATGGTCAACCTGGGAATCCATAACCTCCTTAAACGACCATTCCAAGTGTTGCACCTCATTATTCTTTGTCCATTGTAAATTTGTGCCGGTGAACGCCTGCCTTTTCGTTCGGTGAACGATCAAGAAAGTGTAGACAATGGCTAAACTCGCTGTCATCGATATTGGTACCAATTCCATTCATATGGTTCTTGCAGATATTGAACCGGATGGGTCGTATAAGATTGTCGATCGGTTCAAAGACATGACGCGCCTGGGAGATGGAACGTTCCGGCAGAAATGCTTGTCTGATGAGACCATGTCAAAAGGGCTTGAGGTGCTTTGCAATCTCACGACCCTGGCTCGAAACAAGGGATACTCGAAAATAATCATGACGGCCACCAGTGCCGTGCGAGAAGCCAAGAATGGAGGCGCGTTTATCAAGGCCGTGGCCGACGCCACTCGCGTTCGTGTGCAAGTCGTGACTGGGCAAGAAGAGGCACGGCTGATTTATTTAGGCATCCGCCATAGTATGGAATTAACGGATATTCCTGCCCTGATGGTAGATGTTGGCGGGGGGTCGGTTGAAATCATTGCTGGCACCCGCGATCGTCTCGTCGGAGCGCTCAGTTTGAAACTGGGAGCTATTCGTTTGAAAGACCAATTTTTTACCAAAGCCCCGCCGACCAAAAGTAAACTACGTGAATGTGCACGCACCCTTGAACATGAACTTCGAGAATCATTGGAGCGCTTAAAACTCGACGAGCTGGACCGTATCATTGCATCGTCGGGGATGGCAGCCAATTTAGCCGAGATTGTGTATTTACATCGGACTGGTCGCCCTATTCCCCAACTCAATCTGTCTACGATCAGTCTAAAAGAAATTCGGATGGTGGAGGAACGATTGGCTAGGAACACGGTCCCGAAACGATTAGAAATTCCTGGGTTGGATCCTCGTCGAGTGGATACCTTGTTGCCCGCCGTCATGCTGCTCAGAATTCTTCTTGAGCTTACGGGGCAAAAGGATATAACGATCAGTGATAAGGCCATTCGCGAAGGGCTGATCTACGATTTTATCCAGAAAAATAAAGAGAAGATCCAAATTGAGCAGGAAGTGCCCAACGTTCGACTTCGGAATGTCATCTCGCTTGCCCGGCGATGTCAATATTCCAAAGCCCACTCACATCACGTAGCGGGCTTAGCGACCTCGTTGTTTGATCAAACACGGACCCTTCATCAATTAGGCGAGCAGGAACGGGAATGGTTGTCCTATGCCGCCATCCTCCATGATGTGGGATATGTGATTAATCCACGGCAACATCACAAGCATGGATATTATTTGATTACGAATAGTGATTTGGCAGGATTTACGTCTGACGAAATTGAAATCATTGCCAATCTGACTCGGTATCATCGGCGGGCCATGCCGGGGACTCGCCATGCGGGTTATCAATCCCTGTCGTTGTCAGACCAAAAGAAAGTAAGAGTATTAAGCGCTCTGCTTCGAATCGCCGATGGATTGGATCGTAGCCATTTTTCTATTATCCGTGACCTTGAGGTACACGTTGGAAAAGCGATTACGATTCGATTGAATGTGTCTGGGGATCCGGAGCTTGAAGTATGGACAGCACAGAATCGTGCTGATCTGTTTGAGAAGATTTTTAAACGAAAAGTAAAATTCGTCACAAACGCTGATACATAAACGTTTGGCTAGGCGCCCGAATCTTGGGTCAGAGTTATCCCCGGCCCAATTGGCGAAGATGTGCTGGCGGCAACCACCATTCCAGGACTCCCGCTCCAGCTCGTGGTCTGCCTTCAAAATAAATGGAGCAGGCTCCGGCCTTTTTCATCGACATTCCTGGTGTGGGTTGTCCGCACACCATTACCCCCGCCGTAGACCCAAGATGCGGTTCATGTCCCACGCACAATAGTGTAGCGTCTCTTGAGAAAGAGCCGAGGAATTTGACGAAATGTTCGGGTGAAGCCTCAGATAGGAGTTCTGGACTTAATTGGGCATCTTCGGAAATTCCTAAAATGTCCTTCGCAATTTTTGCGGTTTGTTGTGTTCGAAGAAAAGGACTACACAGTATGTGGGCCGGGCGAACGTCAAGTTGATGAAGCCCCTTCGCCACTTTCGTTGTTTTCTCAATCCCTTCTTCCGTCAATGGCCGAGTTCGGTCCTCACCGTTCCAATCATGCCACTCAACCGCAATCCCATGTCGAAGCAAAATGCAGCGCATAAATCCTCAAATCAAAATAACCTGCGCCGATTGTAACAAAGGGGAAAGGGCAGAGAAAGGGGATTCCCATGATAAAATCTTTTGGGAATCGATTTTTTTGGGGAACGATAGTGATGGGAGGCGAATCTGATCCAGGAACAATCAGCGGGTGGCTTCCACAGGGATGTCGCCCTTTGTGGGTGACCACTGGACCGCTACTACGCGGATGATGGCCAGAGCGAGAAGGATACCGCCCAGGATAATCCATTTTTCTTGAGGAGCATCTCGAAACCACATGGAGATGACTTCGGTGAGCATGACCACAAGAATTGTATCGACGATAAACGTGACCTTGACGCGTCCTTCGGAAAAATAGGTCAAGGTGGTTTTAAAGACTTCGACAATGGCCAATAAGATGAGCGTGTTGACGATGACTTGCCGTAAGGCAATTTCTAGAGGACTGGAAAAGAGGAGATGAAGCTCCACAAATGTCATGAGTACGCCACCGGCCAAGGCGGTCAAGATCGTGATGATGAGTAAGCTTAAGACGATCTTGATACCTTGCATCCAAATGTCCGTCATATTGAGGGACAACAGATGCCCTAATGGAGAACGACCATTTGGATTCCATGATTGCCCAGAAGCCTGTGTTGATGAGGAGAGAAAGTTAAAAATCATCGATGGCCACCGGGTGTAACAGGTCGCGGACGCTAATAATGCCGATAATGGCTTCGTGATCATCAGTCACAGCCAAATGCCGGACGTTGGATTGTTCCATGAGGTCGGCGACACCCCAGATGGGTCGATCTTGATTGATGCAAATGACCGGAGCACTCATCACGCTTGCGACCGACGTGCTTTCTGGCGAAAGGTTCATGGCCATGACTTTTCGAACGAGGTCGGTTTCGGTCACGATCCCGACAATATGATCGTGCTCCTTCACAAACACACTGCCAATTTTTAACACCCGCATCATCATGGCTGCCGAGTAAGCGGTCTCATGACTTTGAACCGAGGTGAGGTCCTGTTTCATTAACTCTTTGACTTTAAGCACTCGCGTCTCCTTTGTTGTAATTTACGAATAAAAAATAGAAGCAGGCATCCGACAAAGCCTTTCCTCTATAGTGATTAACGATTGAATACCTTGTGGGTGTTTGATCCGCAAAACGGGGTACAACTTTCGTTGGTGACGAGACAATTGGTTCAATGATTGAATGGCATATCGCAAGGGCTGTAAACAGGTTACTATCATGAGAGCCGTAGCGAGCAGTTTCATATC
This window encodes:
- a CDS encoding CYTH and CHAD domain-containing protein encodes the protein MEYQLREWVEHEIKLNIGSRFRLPDIPGDTLAPRVFTSTYFDTAGHRLARLGISLRRLTDHRKTRWQLKLPHKRSRLELEIPSHHGTPPEPFLDLLFGLLRNEPCEVIAKLRTKRSGIRAQTMEGPLATIVVDRVTILDGRRAIGRFSEIEIERLGGNEKEMNRLKSLLRSAGAEEGDPRPKIVKVLGIQPDSTAPTVAASAPPLDHFKVMIENQVKELLLHDPGTRFGKDPEELHRMRVSTRKFRALLRAAKVLLLPEWSNSLRTEMGWLGQALGAVRDYDVLLAHLQLEASSLLPAEKKIFCRVLISLETKRSVARAHLLEALRSDRYLKLLNYLEEAVHHPMPSTTEGVTLKEIARKEFNKLRRMVRQLKSNPSDQELHRVRIRTKRARYAAELAQRTMEKAVSRYIKQSKRLQGVLGDHQDAIIAEKQLRELLPGIRSYKSAFVMGQVVARLHSRRQQARAAFPQEWEKLKKRGRLAFSEPS
- the phoU gene encoding phosphate signaling complex protein PhoU, which translates into the protein MQRHFDEELASLKSKILQMGSIVEEQIQEALRALVDRDEALARKVIENDRRVNTLDVEIDEACLELLALYQPAARDLRFITTAMKISTELERMSDLAENICERAIELNEEPQLKPYIDIPRMAEMAMRMVWDALDAFVKWDSALARKVLKNDDAVDELTEQLFRELLSFMIENPNTITRAIRLSFISKYIERIADHATNIGELIVYMVEGRIIRHTLHSHPK
- the pstB gene encoding phosphate ABC transporter ATP-binding protein PstB — protein: MVPSPEPFDHQLDPKIVVEDVHFFYGEKQALFKINLVIPKHKITAFIGPSGCGKSTLLRCLNRLNDLVEGTRVDGRILMDGMNIYDASVDITDLRTKVGMVFQKINPFPKSIYQNVAYGPQLHGMRRRSDLDEIVEKSLQGAGLWEEAKDRLHQSALGLSGGQQQRLCIARALAVNPEVLLLDEPCSALDPISTGKIEELLHSLKEQLTVVIVTHNMQQASRVSDLTGFFLLGELIEYEDTKTIFTNPTDRRTEDYVTGRFG
- a CDS encoding phosphate-starvation-inducible PsiE family protein; the protein is MIFNFLSSSTQASGQSWNPNGRSPLGHLLSLNMTDIWMQGIKIVLSLLIITILTALAGGVLMTFVELHLLFSSPLEIALRQVIVNTLILLAIVEVFKTTLTYFSEGRVKVTFIVDTILVVMLTEVISMWFRDAPQEKWIILGGILLALAIIRVVAVQWSPTKGDIPVEATR
- a CDS encoding inositol monophosphatase family protein; translation: MNSLDLEALCDLAVVAAQAPASQIVQWFEADHLSVERKGDGSPVTIADREAERTIRQILSDHSLASSFDILGEEFGQEKQGARYRWLIDPIDGTRSFVNRIPLFGTIVALEDSIEKKVLVGVIHLPVLQQTYSAARGLGAHCDGVALSVGPSIPLGEAFIATGDIAQFISVGCEKTYNTLAEHCPYLRTYTDCFGHALVVRGAVSAMLDPGLNPWDALATQVLVEEAGGQMIMRPSTISKKIDVLFGSSDTVEQLRTLVEF
- a CDS encoding SixA phosphatase family protein — its product is MRCILLRHGIAVEWHDWNGEDRTRPLTEEGIEKTTKVAKGLHQLDVRPAHILCSPFLRTQQTAKIAKDILGISEDAQLSPELLSEASPEHFVKFLGSFSRDATLLCVGHEPHLGSTAGVMVCGQPTPGMSMKKAGACSIYFEGRPRAGAGVLEWWLPPAHLRQLGRG
- a CDS encoding winged helix-turn-helix domain-containing protein, which translates into the protein MVPLCFPVVSIRDPQPYTMPCLRPIGIDDVLIDPFAQEIRTKGKAIKLTKIEFRLLWILGSNPDVVLSREEILCKVWGEGVFVEPRTVDAHIARLRRLLRNETELFPSIETVWGIGYCFRMKNGQPGNP
- a CDS encoding Ppx/GppA phosphatase family protein: MAKLAVIDIGTNSIHMVLADIEPDGSYKIVDRFKDMTRLGDGTFRQKCLSDETMSKGLEVLCNLTTLARNKGYSKIIMTATSAVREAKNGGAFIKAVADATRVRVQVVTGQEEARLIYLGIRHSMELTDIPALMVDVGGGSVEIIAGTRDRLVGALSLKLGAIRLKDQFFTKAPPTKSKLRECARTLEHELRESLERLKLDELDRIIASSGMAANLAEIVYLHRTGRPIPQLNLSTISLKEIRMVEERLARNTVPKRLEIPGLDPRRVDTLLPAVMLLRILLELTGQKDITISDKAIREGLIYDFIQKNKEKIQIEQEVPNVRLRNVISLARRCQYSKAHSHHVAGLATSLFDQTRTLHQLGEQEREWLSYAAILHDVGYVINPRQHHKHGYYLITNSDLAGFTSDEIEIIANLTRYHRRAMPGTRHAGYQSLSLSDQKKVRVLSALLRIADGLDRSHFSIIRDLEVHVGKAITIRLNVSGDPELEVWTAQNRADLFEKIFKRKVKFVTNADT
- a CDS encoding cyclic nucleotide-binding/CBS domain-containing protein → MLKVKELMKQDLTSVQSHETAYSAAMMMRVLKIGSVFVKEHDHIVGIVTETDLVRKVMAMNLSPESTSVASVMSAPVICINQDRPIWGVADLMEQSNVRHLAVTDDHEAIIGIISVRDLLHPVAIDDF
- the ppk1 gene encoding polyphosphate kinase 1: MPTNPAPSHLKIVPDPVDLGNPKLYINRELSWLQFNARVLEEAEDLTHPLLERVKFLSIFSSNLDEFFMIRISGLREQLSGGVLEAPPDGMTPSEQIAAVRQELMDQLSRFSHCWQNDILPKLELSDIHVLRYSQLQPKQKKLLGRYFSREIFPTLTPLAFDPAHPFPHISNLSFNLAVVAKDPERGECFARVKIPTTFPRLLRIPNEDMVTESEQLGLTELAANNFVWLEEVVAANIGLLFPGLKIMAAHPFRITRDADFEIEEDEAADLLESIEEQIDQRHFGSVVRLEIDQSTPDSIRDVLVRNLSLAPYQVYTQDLPLGLSSLMELTRIERPDLKFPPFLPATPELLQKSESLFSTIRRDDVLLYHPYDNFMPVVDFLREAAKDPNVLTIKQTLYRVGSKSPIVDALMEARENGKQVAVLFELKARFDEENNIEWAKKLEAEGVHVVYGVLGLKTHAKMCLVVRRDEDGLRRYVHLGTGNYNPVTSRIYTDLSFFTCQPAVGADVSDLFNALTGYSRKDSYSKLLVAPRLMREQLLERINREIDRHKTNQDGYIVFKMNALADKACIQALYRASQTGVKIDLQVRGVCGLRPGVPGVSDNITVTSIVGRFLEHARIYYFRNGGQEEVFLGSADLMPRNLDRRVEIMFPVESPRLREMVLHDLLNIYLKDNVKVRRLLPDGGYERLKPKKHETPLDAQEWMVNCRGKGTVDKA